One genomic region from Carettochelys insculpta isolate YL-2023 chromosome 4, ASM3395843v1, whole genome shotgun sequence encodes:
- the LOC142012638 gene encoding uncharacterized protein LOC142012638 — translation MLFPVVRNTEEMKLCKSIPFVPILPFILLVSERMLLMELLMMTINRVTITAEASVEANTKATMLEVNMETSTPKGSTENSTAEASAEAGTTKTSTDTSMVEASTVKATAEASTPKASTDTSTAEASTEAGTTKASTDTSMVEASIVKASTEASIVVAGTPKASTAAGMAASTAKARAEVGTMKASAETGVGKASMAGPGTVNTMVNLSGPAEPRGKGLLIPASERMLLMELLMMTINRVTITAEASVEANTKATMLEVNMETSTPKGSTENSTAEASAEAGTTKTSTDTSMVEASTVKATAEASTPKASTDTSTVKATAEASTDTSMVEASTEAGTRKASTDTSTAEASTVKATAEASTEAGTRKASTDTSTAEASTVKATAEASTEAGTRKASTDTSTAEASTVKATAEASTEAGTRKASTDTSTAEASTVKATAEASTEAGTRKASTDTSTAEASTVKATAEASTEAGTRKASTDTSTAEASTEAGTTKASTDTSMVEASIVVAGTPKASTAAGMAASTAKARAEVGTMKASAETGVGKASMAGPGTVTTMVNLSGPAEPRGKGLLIPASVVGSGIVILLGFIGSRVIKKKIKRRNEGTRT, via the exons ATGCTTTTTCCTGTGGTTAGAAATACAGAAGAAATGAAGCTGTGCAAAAGTATTCCCTTTGTTCCTATACTTCCTTTTATTCTGTTAGTGTCAG AAAGGATGCTATTGATGGAGCTCCTAATGATGACCATCAACAGAGTGACCATCACTGCAGAGGCCAGCGTGGAGGCCAACACAAAGGCCACCATGCTAGAGGTCAACATGGAGACCTCAACACCAAAGGGCAGCACAGAGAACAGCACAGCAGAAGCCAGCGCAGAGGCTGGCACAACAAAGACCAGCACAGACACCAGCATGGTGGAGGCCAGCACAGTGAAGGCCACAGCAGAGGCCAGCACACCAAAGGCCAGCACAGACACCAGCACAGCGGAGGCCAGCACAGAGGCCGGCACAACAAAGGCCAGCACAGACACCAGCATGGTGGAGGCCAGCATAGTGAAGGCCAGCACGGAGGCCAGCATAGTGGTGGCCGGCACACCAAAGGCCAGCACAGCGGCAGGAATGGCAGCCAGCACGGCAAAGGCCAGAGCGGAGGTTGGCACGATGAAGGCCAGCGCAGAGactggcgtcggaaaggccagcATGGCAGGGCCAGGGACTGTGAACACAATGGTGAATTTGAGTGGTCCTGCAGAGCCTAGAG GCAAAGGACTGCTAATACCTGCATCAG AAAGGATGCTATTGATGGAGCTCCTAATGATGACCATCAACAGAGTGACCATCACTGCAGAGGCCAGCGTGGAGGCCAACACAAAGGCCACCATGCTAGAGGTCAACATGGAGACCTCAACACCAAAGGGCAGCACAGAGAACAGCACAGCAGAAGCCAGCGCAGAGGCTGGCACAACAAAGACCAGCACAGACACCAGCATGGTGGAGGCCAGCACAGTGAAGGCCACAGCAGAGGCCAGCACACCAAAGGCCAGCACAGACACCAGCACAGTGAAGGCCACAGCAGAGGCCAGCACAGACACCAGCATGGTGGAGGCCAGCACAGAGGCCGGCACAAGAAAGGCCAGCACAGACACCAGCACAGCGGAGGCCAGCACAGTGAAGGCCACAGCAGAGGCCAGCACAGAGGCCGGCACAAGAAAGGCCAGCACAGACACCAGCACAGCGGAGGCCAGCACAGTGAAGGCCACAGCAGAGGCCAGCACAGAGGCCGGCACAAGAAAGGCCAGCACAGACACCAGCACAGCGGAGGCCAGCACAGTGAAGGCCACAGCAGAGGCCAGCACAGAGGCCGGCACAAGAAAGGCCAGCACAGACACCAGCACAGCGGAGGCCAGCACAGTGAAGGCCACAGCAGAGGCCAGCACAGAGGCCGGCACAAGAAAGGCCAGCACAGACACCAGCACAGCGGAGGCCAGCACAGTGAAGGCCACAGCAGAGGCCAGCACAGAGGCCGGCACAAGAAAGGCCAGCACAGACACCAGCACAGCGGAGGCCAGCACAGAGGCCGGCACAACAAAGGCCAGCACAGACACCAGCATGGTGGAGGCCAGCATAGTGGTGGCCGGCACACCAAAGGCCAGCACAGCGGCAGGAATGGCAGCCAGCACGGCAAAGGCCAGAGCGGAGGTTGGCACGATGAAGGCCAGCGCAGAGactggcgtcggaaaggccagcATGGCAGGGCCAGGGACTGTGACCACAATGGTGAATTTGAGTGGTCCTGCAGAGCCTAGAG GCAAAGGACTGCTAATACCTGCATCAG TGGTAGGAAGTGGCATTGTGATTCTTCTGGGCTTTATTGGTAGCcgagttataaaaaaaaaa ATAAAGAGAAGAAATGAAGGCACTCGGACTTAA